The DNA sequence TCGTTCCGTCGCGTAACGTGAAGGTAGAGACCACTGATGGCGTCGTGCACCTATCCGGCACGGTCGAATCCAGCAAGCAGTCCGAGCGTGCCGAAGGCATTGCTAAAGCCGTTTCCGGCGTTAAAAGCGTGAAGAACGATATTAGCGTTAAATAAATCCATTCATTAAAAGAATTTATTCTGCGGCCTTTCCGCAGGATGTGTAGCACCACAGGGTTGTGTATGCGCGGCCTGAGTGCGCAGAAAATCGACCGTCATTAACTATGGTAAGGAGAGACGTATGTTTAGATGGGGCATTATTTTTCTGGTGATCGCCTTAATTGCTGCCGCTCTGGGCTTTGGTGGCCTCGCAGGTACCGCTGCCTGGGCTGCTAAAATTGTCTTTGTTGTCGGTATTATTCTGTTCCTGGTCAGCCTGTTCACCGGCCGTCGGCGTCCCTAGACGTTAACCAGTGAAATACCGTCTTACATAAAGCCAGTCAATGTGACTGGCTTTCTCAGTTTCAGGACGTTAAAAATTGCGTTACCTTTGTTTCTATTATAAGCAAGACAGGAAAGCAGGGTGGGGCAGCGAATTCCCGTTACGTTAGGCAACATTACGCCGTTATCGGTAAAACCCTTCCAGCCGGGCAGGCTTGCGCTGGTGTGCGAGGGAGGGGGACAGCGAGGGATTTTTACCGCCGGGGTACTGGACGAATTTATGCGCGCGGGATTTAACCCGTTCGATATGATGTTTGGCACCTCCGCCGGGGCGCAAAATTTATCGGCCTATCTGTGCAACCAGCCGGGCTATGCCCGTAAAGTAATCACCCGCTACACTACCGCCCGCGAATTTTTCGACCCGATGCGTTTTGTCCGCGGAGGCAACCTCATCGACCTCGACTGGCTGGTCGACAGTACCGCCAAAAAAATGCCGC is a window from the Klebsiella oxytoca genome containing:
- a CDS encoding DUF1328 domain-containing protein; translation: MFRWGIIFLVIALIAAALGFGGLAGTAAWAAKIVFVVGIILFLVSLFTGRRRP